The genomic stretch CTGGACACTGAATGACAGGTTCCCAACAAATAAAGTCTTTGAACCTCCATTCTCACTTGGTGTAGCTGGGGTAGCAGGCTGCAAAATTTGAAAACCAATTCATACACATTCATAATATAACTAATTAAAGTTCAAGGAAAGAAAGCAGATATCAATTAATTACAGCTTTCTTTGAAGATTTGTCAGCATCAATCATCTCCACATCCTTAGTCTGTTTCACCACGTGTAAATAATCATTAGAAAAACCAAGAACAATCCAGAAATTAAAACCAAGAGATCAAACAATATGCAAACCTTTTTTTGAGGAGTTTTGGATGGTTCATCCTCACTCTCACTCTCCTCATCACTATCACTTTCCTCATCACTGTCACTGCTATCCTTGTCAACATTCATCTTATCCTGCAGATTGCACACAGCAGAGTCTAATAAATAACATGATTTAAAAATACAAATTATCACCAAATAACATAGGTATGCTACAATATGGCATAGGTCATAACCAAAAAATTCCTAACAATCACTAACCTCTTTCTTAGAGACAGTCACTGGCTTCTTGTTTCCATTAGAAGCCTTGGAAGTTTTCTACAGTATTAAGAAAACAACATAATTATTAAACTACCATCCATATAAATGAGATAAAGACACATGAGTACTACAAGATTATAAAACAACTTTATTAGGAAAAATGGAAACCAGGTATAAATTATACATTATCTTCATCAGAGCTGCTATCCTCTTCATCACTGCtatcttcatcatcatcctctGTCTTTTTGGCAACAGCAGCAGACTTTGACACCGCAGTTACAGTAGGCTTGGTATCCTGTAAAGGGGACGAAATTAGATATTTCAAAAATATCATCATTCAAGCTAACAGAAGTTTGTACGAGACGTTTCAACTGAAAGGATTGAAATGTCAATTCTTTTTTTCCTTTGGTAGAAGAGTATCATGGAAACAAATCAGAGTAATAGTAATGACTTTAATTGAGTGTATCACCAAGAAAATACCTCCTCATCATCAGAATCCTCTGAGCTATCAGAGTCGGAGCTTTCAGCTTTCTTCTTTGCAGCAGCAGGCTTCACAGCAGCAGGAACAACCTTAGCTTTTGGTGCCTGAATAGAATAACAGGTTACAGTAAGAAGAGCATAGCAGGCAATccaataaacataaaatactaATTAGGAAACACCAATTATTTCATGGTTGCCATGAGAGATACTACTCACTTCTTCATCAGAGGAAGAATCTTCATCAGACTCTTCATCAGAAGAACTAGCAGCTTTCTTTGCTGGGGCACTCCCATTTTTAGCAGGAACAGCTTTTGGAGCAGGTTTCTGATTAATGGCAAATGTCAATTAATTGATAAAAACACATGATATATCATACAATAAATTCCAAAGTGCCTTCATACCTCATCTTCAGAtgaatcttcatcagattcatcATCTGATTCATCAGAACTTTCCTCCTTCTTAGGTGCCTGCTTAGGCTTGGCAGCAACCGCAACCTTCGCTGGCTTCTTAGCACTCACATCATCCTCGTCCGAAGACTCGTCCTCATCAGACTCAGAATCTGAAGAACTAGAATCGGGCTTGGCTTTCTTAGCATTCCCGTTCTTAGCTGGTGTCTTTTTGACAGGAGCAGCAGGTTTGACAACGGGTTTCTGAGACATCAAAAAAATAGCACACCTTAAGTAAACAGCATAACAATAACCAAAAAATTACACGATGAGAGAAATATATACCTCATCCTCAGATTCAGAGGAATCTTCCTCTGAACTACTTTCATCCTTAACTTTCTGAACCACAGCTTCCTTCTTCTGCTTAGCAATAACCTCCTCTACCTTTTGTTTCTTAGCACTCACTTTCTTGATTTCCTCCTCAGCCTGCCTCTTGCCTACATCAAAATCAAAACAATCCAATACAAAATCAAGATCAGAACACCAAATcaatttaaaattttcaaatttcaTAAAATCAGTTATGAACAACAAAGAACAGTAAAGCGGTTGCAGGGTTATACAAGCGATTGTTACCTTTCTTTCCAGACTTGACTGGCGAAACGACAACGGGAGCAGCATCAACCTTGGTGGCGGATTTCTTGCTTGACTTGCCCATCTGAGAGAGTAAAGGGAAGAAGCTGCGGAAGCTATTCAAAACCCTACGGGTGAGagaattagggttttggagaTAGCTGAGAGTGAGGAAGATTTATGAGAGTGAACGGCTGAGCTAGCTTTTATATACGAATGAAAGGGGTTTCACTCAAGTTTTATGGGTTAGGGTTTTGGGCTTTTGGTACACGTGCCCGATGAAGCTGTGCGTTTTGATATTAGGTTTGGCCAAAGATATTTTTCTCTCTCATCTTATCTAGTAATTTTGAGGATTTGTTTTCACAAACATTGGAAATATATTTGTTTAATTAAACAAAAAGATCCCTCAACTTTTTACAAGAAAAATCTCTAATTTTTGTAATGAAAAAATATcattaatattaataattaattcaaaaaatattaatAGTTTAATAGTATTTCAAgtttttgtaaaaaaaattatttcaaattttattttagaCGTGAAATCTCTTTGTAAATAACATGATAAATTAAATAATGTATGGGTCGTCATCTGCAAAGTCCATAAAGAAGATTTGATATTTGCATGAGGCATCAAATTATATGTGGGGTAGTTTTAATCACTCTTAATAAATAAAGACAGTATCACGTTGTTTCAAGTATTCAATTCATTCTTACTTTCATACCATTTTTCATTCAGTACCTATTTAGTGTCGATTTTGTAGATCCAATCCCTTTTCGTCATATCGAAAGCTTACTTCACCACACCAAGACTTCACTCACAACTTTACTACACATTTTTGGTTCCATGACAGAATAGTAGTGTTGTTTGTGGGAATCAACTACTAATTCTCTTTGTTTTTCTAAAAAAAACATTATCTTTTCACTAAATACACGTATCATTCTTCTACTTCTCGCATCTCGTCAATTTTTTTTCGTATATCATTGATGTTCTTCTCTCAAAAAATCGATCTCTTTCTTAAATATATCAGATAACAAACTCTTGAAGCCATGGTGACTTTAAAGATTACTAAATTTATGTTTAGTATCATGTCGTTGTTGTCACAGTTGAGGCTAACAAAGTTATGCATCCTTATCTAATAGAGaatgtgaaggtgagaaaaatacgAGAGAGGGGTTGAATTGTGTTGAATTTTTCTTTATTTAAATAACTCTTTGTCATGTTCTAAACACAAGGTATAAAGTATGAATCAATCAGAGATAGACAGCGGAGAAATAAAGCAAGAAAGAAGTGAGACACACAAagttatcctggttcctctcacaaCTCGAGAGTAATCCAGTCTCCTTGTACTTACAAGATATTTTCACTATAATCGCACAGGATTACAATTTGCTTTGacacacaagcaagagacttatatgctcaagcacACATGCAAGAGTCTTAAAAAGCTCAAGCACACAAACAAGAGACTTTTATGCTCAGGCACACATGcaagagacttcaaatgctcaagcATATAAGCAATAGACTTTAAATGCTTATGTTGGAACAAAATTATTCATATCTATTGggtttttatgataacaaagtACGTAAAGAACATTTGGGTATACAAGTGCGCATGACCATAAGTTTAAATTTTAACTCATAATTAACCCTGATAAATATGTAGAGAAGCTGAGTGTCTCTGATTCTGAAGGATCAAAATTTGATGACTCTGGACGTGTAGTTCAGCTTCTAAAAGAACAAAATTTAATCATGGTATCCCTGCCTCTAGTGATAGCTCATACTCTGGAGACATCAACTTAAGGTTCTCAACTTCTGGTTCATACAACATCAAACTTATGAAAAAAGTCAACTATAGACTCTTAGTGCAAAGCTCAAGGAAAGTTGATGTGACTACTCTAGTCTGCCCCAACGTATGGT from Lathyrus oleraceus cultivar Zhongwan6 chromosome 7, CAAS_Psat_ZW6_1.0, whole genome shotgun sequence encodes the following:
- the LOC127100954 gene encoding nucleolin 2, translating into MGKSSKKSATKVDAAPVVVSPVKSGKKGKRQAEEEIKKVSAKKQKVEEVIAKQKKEAVVQKVKDESSSEEDSSESEDEKPVVKPAAPVKKTPAKNGNAKKAKPDSSSSDSESDEDESSDEDDVSAKKPAKVAVAAKPKQAPKKEESSDESDDESDEDSSEDEKPAPKAVPAKNGSAPAKKAASSSDEESDEDSSSDEEAPKAKVVPAAVKPAAAKKKAESSDSDSSEDSDDEEDTKPTVTAVSKSAAVAKKTEDDDEDSSDEEDSSSDEDNKTSKASNGNKKPVTVSKKEDKMNVDKDSSDSDEESDSDEESESEDEPSKTPQKKTKDVEMIDADKSSKKAPATPATPSENGGSKTLFVGNLSFSVQRSDIESFFQECGEVVDVRLASDEDGRFKGFGHVEFATAEAAQSALELNGQELLQRGVRLDLARERGAFTPNSTGNQNSGRGQSQTVFVRGFDKSIGEDEIRAKLEQHFASCGQASRVSIPKDYDTGYSKGFAYMDFKDSDSFNKAIELHGSELDGYPLSIDEAKPRESTGFGGRGTPRGGGSRGRGGRFGDRNSGGRFGDRSGGGRSGGRDGGRGGRRGGGRFGFNKPSLAPEGTGKKTTFADD